The Zingiber officinale cultivar Zhangliang chromosome 10A, Zo_v1.1, whole genome shotgun sequence genome contains a region encoding:
- the LOC122027270 gene encoding protein ULTRAPETALA 1-like: MATGQGREAAFLFADEELSEMSGLKKGTDFVEVLCGCTSHRYGDAVGRLRVFASGDLEISCECTPGCQEDKLTPAAFEKHSGRETAKKWKSNVWIIVKGDKVPLSRTVLLKYYNQASKSANGSHKGSNGRLSHRDEFICCKRCEKERRFRLRNKEECRSYHDAMRNTNWECSNFAFDRITCEDEEERASRKVLRGCSRSPSCKGCTTCVCFGCDICRFSDCSCQTCLDFTSNSTS, from the exons ATGGCCACTGGTCAGGGAAGAGAGGCCGCCTTTTTGTTCGCCGACGAGGAACTAAGCGAGATGAGCGGGTTGAAGAAAGGCACCGACTTCGTCGAAGTTTTGTGCGGGTGCACGAGCCACCGGTACGGGGACGCGGTTGGGCGGCTTAGGGTTTTCGCCTCCGGCGATCTCGAGATCAGCTGCGAGTGCACTCCGGGATGCCAAGAAG ATAAATTGACACCAGCTGCTTTTGAGAAGCATTCTGGTAGAGAGACTGCAAAGAAATGGAAAAGCAATGTGTGGATCATAGTCAAAGGAGACAAGGTTCCACTTTCAAGAACAGTGTTGCTTAAATACTACAACCAGGCATCAAAAAGTGCTAATGGTTCACATAAAGGTTCCAATGGACGGCTGTCTCACCGTGATGAATTCATTTGTTGTAAAAGATGTGAGAAGGAACGTAGGTTTCGTTTGCGTAATAAAGAAGAATGCCGCAGCTATCACGATGCCATGAGAAATACAAATTGGGAATGCTCTAACTTTGCATTTGACAG GATCACCTGTGAAGACGAAGAGGAGCGAGCGAGTCGCAAAGTCCTAAGGGGATGTTCGCGCTCTCCCTCATGCAAGGGGTGTACTACATGCGTGTGTTTCGGGTGTGACATTTGTCGTTTCTCTGATTGCAGTTGCCAGACCTGTCTTGATTTCACTAGCAATTCCACAAGCTAA